The genomic interval CTTCTGCATGGACCGTGGCGCCGGCCACCAGCTCGAGGACGCCCGCCACTGCTCGTACGGGCCCTGGGTCCGCGCCATCGAGGGCATCTTCAAGGAGGAGAAGTTCCACATCCGCCACGGCGAGTACTGGGTCAAGAAGCTGGCGGCGGGTCGGGCCACGCACGACGACGCGCAGGCCGCCTTCAGCCGGTGGTACATCCGGACCATGAACATCTTCGGCCGGCCGGGGTCGCCGCGGAACCGGCTTTACCGAAAGCTCGGCCTCAAGGTGCGCGACAACGACGAGGTCCGCC from Candidatus Rokuibacteriota bacterium carries:
- a CDS encoding phenylacetate-CoA oxygenase subunit PaaI, producing FCMDRGAGHQLEDARHCSYGPWVRAIEGIFKEEKFHIRHGEYWVKKLAAGRATHDDAQAAFSRWYIRTMNIFGRPGSPRNRLYRKLGLKVRDNDEVRQAFAREVRALCDEFGLSVPEWKATWDNLPEDAQIPG